The following coding sequences lie in one Salmo salar chromosome ssa13, Ssal_v3.1, whole genome shotgun sequence genomic window:
- the rab5if gene encoding GEL complex subunit OPTI, with protein MTNGSKRKEEVHLANGGVKQSTWSKVLNSTAVWEEKDEFLDVIYWIRQIIALILGVIWGVAPLKGFLGLAIFCVINAGVLYVYFSSFQQVDEEEYGGTWELTKEGFMTSFALFLVVWIIFYTALHHD; from the exons ATGACGAACGGTTCAAAGAGAAAAGAAGAAGTTCATCTCGCCAATGGGGGTGTAAAGCAGTCCACATGGAGCAAAGTCTTAAATAGTACCGCTGTGTGGGAAGAGAAG GATGAGTTTTTAGATGTGATCTACTGGATTCGACAGATTATCGCTCTCATCCTTGGAGTGATATGGGGTGTTGCACCACTAAAAGGCTTCCTAGGACTAGCCAT ATTCTGTGTCATCAACGCGGGGGTCCTGTATGTGTACTTCAGCAGCTTTCAGCAGGTGGATGAGGAGGAATACGGAGGAACGTGGGAACTCACCAAAGAAGGCTTCATGACATCCTTTGCATTATTCCTG GTGGTGTGGATAATATTTTACACAGCGCTTCATCATGACTGA